A stretch of Bordetella genomosp. 13 DNA encodes these proteins:
- a CDS encoding DUF3460 family protein has product MMANYESDITRFLNEYKAKHPDVEERQREGRGRLWDRPQDTELLEGFRAARVPQKPYVYQAD; this is encoded by the coding sequence ATCATGGCCAATTACGAATCCGACATCACCCGTTTCCTGAACGAATACAAGGCCAAGCACCCCGACGTCGAGGAGCGCCAGCGCGAAGGCCGCGGCCGCCTGTGGGACCGGCCCCAGGACACCGAGCTGCTCGAAGGGTTCCGGGCCGCGCGCGTGCCGCAGAAGCCCTACGTCTACCAGGCCGATTGA
- a CDS encoding DHA2 family efflux MFS transporter permease subunit has translation MIPFIVGCALFMQMLDSTVVATALPAMAAALGSTPVRLNVAITSYLLAVAVFVPVSGWAADRYGARRVFVAAIVLFTLSSVGCALAQNVSQLVAARILQGMAGAMMVPVGRVILLRTVPKQDLLKAISFLSIPALLGPVVGPPLGGFMVTYMSWHWIFLINIPVGILGIALVMRYVDEIRERDTPGLDVVGFLLSGVSLASLVSGFESLGHGLLPAWMTAALLGGGLLSGVLYVLHARRTAHPIIDLSLLRIPTFSISTLGGNLCRFAVGGTPFLLAMLLQVGFGLSPFQAGMITFAGAAGALLMKFVATPIVNRYGFRRVLTVNALLTGLFIVACAAFTPTTPAWVMIAVLLVGGFFRSLQFTGVNTLAYADIPPERMSSASSFSAMAQQLGITLGVGVAAVSLNLSMSARGGEHLVVGDVVVGFIVIGMACMLSVISFRRLSPDAGAQLNQAGARRDDT, from the coding sequence ATGATTCCCTTCATCGTGGGATGCGCGCTGTTCATGCAGATGCTGGACTCCACGGTGGTGGCGACCGCTCTGCCAGCCATGGCGGCGGCCCTGGGATCGACGCCGGTACGGCTGAACGTGGCGATCACTTCGTACCTGCTGGCGGTGGCGGTGTTCGTGCCGGTCAGCGGCTGGGCGGCCGACCGCTACGGCGCGCGCCGGGTATTCGTCGCCGCCATCGTGCTGTTCACCCTCAGTTCCGTGGGCTGCGCGCTGGCGCAGAACGTGTCCCAGCTGGTAGCCGCGCGCATCCTGCAAGGCATGGCCGGCGCGATGATGGTGCCGGTGGGCCGCGTGATCCTGCTGCGCACGGTGCCCAAGCAGGACCTGCTCAAGGCCATATCGTTCCTGTCGATCCCGGCGCTGCTGGGGCCGGTGGTGGGGCCGCCGCTGGGCGGCTTCATGGTCACGTACATGTCGTGGCACTGGATCTTCCTGATCAACATTCCCGTCGGCATCCTGGGCATCGCACTCGTGATGCGCTATGTCGACGAAATCCGCGAACGCGACACGCCTGGCCTGGACGTGGTGGGGTTCCTGCTCAGCGGGGTCAGCCTGGCATCGCTGGTCAGCGGCTTCGAATCGCTGGGGCATGGCCTGCTGCCGGCCTGGATGACCGCCGCGCTGCTGGGCGGCGGCCTGCTGTCCGGCGTTCTGTACGTGCTGCACGCCAGACGCACGGCCCACCCGATCATCGACCTGTCGCTGCTGCGCATACCCACGTTCTCCATCTCCACGCTGGGCGGCAATCTGTGCCGCTTCGCGGTGGGCGGCACGCCGTTCCTGCTGGCCATGCTGCTCCAGGTGGGGTTCGGACTGTCGCCCTTCCAGGCCGGGATGATCACCTTCGCAGGCGCCGCCGGCGCCCTGTTGATGAAGTTCGTGGCCACGCCCATCGTCAACCGCTACGGCTTTCGCCGCGTGCTCACGGTGAATGCGCTGCTGACCGGCCTGTTCATCGTGGCCTGCGCCGCCTTCACGCCGACCACGCCGGCCTGGGTGATGATCGCGGTGCTGCTGGTGGGCGGCTTCTTCCGCTCGCTGCAATTCACCGGTGTCAATACGCTGGCGTACGCGGACATCCCTCCCGAACGCATGAGCAGCGCCAGCAGTTTCTCGGCCATGGCGCAGCAACTGGGCATCACGCTGGGGGTCGGCGTGGCCGCAGTGTCGCTGAACCTGAGCATGTCGGCCCGCGGCGGCGAACACCTGGTCGTGGGTGACGTCGTGGTGGGCTTCATCGTCATCGGCATGGCCTGCATGCTTTCGGTAATATCGTTCCGGCGCCTGTCGCCTGACGCGGGCGCCCAACTCAACCAGGCGGGGGCGCGCCGTGACGACACATGA
- a CDS encoding segregation and condensation protein A, whose translation MSSSKSAIPGADLAALVEPQVDSTPDVVDSVAFARLYGEPLFQLPNDLYIPPDALEIFLEAFEGPLDLLLYLIRKQNFNVLDIPMADVTRQYLSYVDQIRTHNLELAAEYLLMAALLIEIKSRMLLPVKKSDTGEEPEDPRAELVRRLLEYEQMKLAAQKLDKLPQLGRDFVRSQAVAEISVERMMPDVSVDDLRAAWADIMKRAKLNQHHHITREQLSVRDHMTHILRRLNEVRFMEFGELFMERIREGAPVAVVVVHFIAMLELARESLLEITQPEPYAPIYVRLAYTSVAAAA comes from the coding sequence ATGTCGTCCAGTAAGTCCGCGATCCCGGGCGCCGACCTGGCCGCGCTGGTCGAGCCCCAGGTCGACAGCACGCCCGACGTGGTCGACAGCGTGGCGTTCGCTCGCCTGTACGGCGAACCGCTGTTCCAGCTGCCCAACGACCTGTACATTCCGCCGGACGCGCTCGAGATCTTCCTCGAGGCTTTCGAGGGGCCGCTGGACCTGCTGCTCTACCTCATCCGCAAGCAGAATTTCAACGTGCTCGACATCCCCATGGCGGATGTCACGCGGCAATATCTTTCCTACGTCGACCAGATCCGCACCCACAACCTGGAACTGGCCGCCGAATACCTGCTGATGGCCGCGCTGCTGATCGAGATCAAGTCGCGCATGCTGCTGCCGGTGAAGAAGTCGGATACCGGCGAAGAGCCCGAAGACCCGCGTGCCGAACTGGTGCGTCGTCTGCTCGAGTACGAGCAGATGAAGCTGGCGGCGCAGAAGCTGGACAAGCTGCCCCAGCTCGGCCGCGACTTCGTGCGTTCGCAGGCCGTGGCCGAGATCAGCGTCGAGCGCATGATGCCCGACGTCAGCGTCGACGACCTGCGCGCGGCCTGGGCCGACATCATGAAGCGCGCCAAGCTCAACCAGCATCACCACATCACGCGCGAGCAGCTGTCGGTGCGCGACCACATGACCCACATCCTGCGGCGCCTGAACGAAGTGCGCTTCATGGAGTTCGGCGAACTGTTCATGGAGCGCATCCGCGAGGGCGCGCCGGTGGCGGTGGTGGTCGTGCATTTCATCGCCATGCTCGAGCTTGCGCGCGAATCCCTGCTCGAAATCACCCAGCCCGAGCCTTACGCCCCCATCTACGTGCGCCTGGCCTACACCAGCGTGGCCGCCGCGGCCTGA
- the glpK gene encoding glycerol kinase GlpK: MTTHEFILALDQGTTSSRAIVFDRDGAVRGTGQREFRQYYPQPGWVEHDAGEIWSSQLEVAREALRNAGAAAADIAAIGITNQRETTLIWDRATGRPLARALVWQDRRTAPLCEQLRRDGHAEWLQQRTGLVVDAYFSGTKLAWLLEHVPGARQAAQRGELAFGTIDTWLVWQLTGGAVHSTDATNASRTMLYDLHAQDWNDDILELLRIPRSLLPTVAPSSGEIGRSLPELLGGAIPIAGVAGDQHAATFGQACFEPGMAKNTYGTGCFMLMNVGDRPVASSNSLLSTLGWSLPDPSGTRCTYMLEGGIFVAGAAVQWLRDGLGIIQRSADIESLAAQVDDTDDVFMVPAFAGLGAPHWDPYARGTIVGLTRGTTRAHVARATLESIALQSAELMACMNADSRIDLSELRVDGGATRNDLLMQMQADVLGVPVVRPRVAESTALGAAGLAGLATGFWASQEEFAAQWKADRRFDPAWSADRREARMARWRQAVEHAKGWGKRG; encoded by the coding sequence GTGACGACACATGAGTTCATCCTGGCACTGGACCAGGGCACGACCAGTTCGCGGGCCATCGTGTTCGACCGCGACGGCGCGGTTCGCGGCACGGGCCAGCGCGAATTCCGCCAGTACTATCCACAGCCGGGTTGGGTCGAGCACGACGCCGGCGAGATCTGGTCCAGCCAGCTCGAGGTCGCGCGCGAAGCGCTGCGCAACGCGGGCGCAGCCGCCGCGGACATCGCCGCCATCGGCATCACCAACCAGCGCGAAACCACGCTGATCTGGGACCGCGCCACGGGCCGTCCCCTGGCGCGCGCCCTGGTGTGGCAGGACCGCCGCACCGCGCCGCTGTGCGAGCAGCTGCGCCGCGACGGCCATGCCGAGTGGCTGCAACAGCGCACCGGCCTGGTGGTGGACGCGTATTTCTCGGGCACCAAGCTGGCCTGGCTGCTCGAGCACGTGCCCGGCGCGCGCCAAGCCGCGCAGCGCGGCGAGCTCGCCTTCGGCACCATCGACACCTGGCTGGTGTGGCAGCTGACCGGCGGCGCGGTGCACAGCACCGATGCCACCAATGCCTCGCGCACCATGCTGTACGACCTGCACGCACAGGACTGGAACGACGACATCCTCGAGCTGCTGCGCATTCCGCGCAGCCTGTTGCCCACGGTCGCCCCCAGCAGCGGCGAGATCGGCCGCTCGCTGCCCGAGCTACTGGGAGGCGCCATTCCCATCGCCGGCGTCGCGGGCGACCAGCACGCCGCCACGTTCGGCCAGGCCTGCTTCGAGCCGGGCATGGCCAAGAACACCTACGGCACCGGCTGCTTCATGCTGATGAACGTGGGCGACCGGCCCGTGGCCTCTTCCAACAGCCTGCTGTCCACACTGGGCTGGAGCCTGCCCGACCCCTCAGGCACGCGATGCACCTATATGCTGGAAGGCGGCATCTTCGTGGCCGGGGCCGCGGTGCAGTGGCTGCGCGACGGGCTGGGCATCATCCAGCGCTCGGCCGACATCGAAAGCCTGGCCGCGCAGGTCGACGACACTGACGACGTGTTCATGGTGCCGGCCTTCGCCGGCCTGGGCGCGCCGCATTGGGATCCTTACGCGCGCGGCACCATCGTGGGCCTGACGCGCGGCACCACGCGCGCCCACGTCGCGCGCGCCACGCTCGAATCCATCGCGCTGCAGAGCGCCGAGCTCATGGCATGCATGAATGCCGACAGCCGGATAGACCTGTCCGAGCTGCGCGTCGACGGCGGCGCCACGCGCAACGACCTGCTGATGCAGATGCAGGCCGACGTGCTGGGCGTGCCGGTGGTGCGCCCGCGCGTGGCCGAATCCACCGCGCTGGGCGCGGCGGGGCTCGCGGGCCTGGCAACGGGCTTCTGGGCCTCGCAGGAAGAGTTCGCCGCCCAGTGGAAGGCCGACCGCCGCTTCGATCCGGCGTGGTCGGCCGACCGCCGCGAAGCGCGCATGGCGCGCTGGCGGCAGGCGGTGGAGCATGCAAAAGGATGGGGCAAGCGCGGTTGA